A region of Arabidopsis thaliana chromosome 5, partial sequence DNA encodes the following proteins:
- a CDS encoding Galactose oxidase/kelch repeat superfamily protein (Galactose oxidase/kelch repeat superfamily protein; CONTAINS InterPro DOMAIN/s: F-box domain, cyclin-like (InterPro:IPR001810), Galactose oxidase/kelch, beta-propeller (InterPro:IPR011043), Kelch repeat type 2 (InterPro:IPR011498), F-box associated interaction domain (InterPro:IPR017451); BEST Arabidopsis thaliana protein match is: Galactose oxidase/kelch repeat superfamily protein (TAIR:AT1G27340.1); Has 30201 Blast hits to 17322 proteins in 780 species: Archae - 12; Bacteria - 1396; Metazoa - 17338; Fungi - 3422; Plants - 5037; Viruses - 0; Other Eukaryotes - 2996 (source: NCBI BLink).): MFRLRAHGKKPITITTTTTTTASTFLYWSPESSPTALSSPTNLDPNIWSNLPNHLLEHILSLLPFKTLLTLRSISRHLRSLILSPSFISDHSFSLPSFLLLSHPQSFNSFPLFNPNLISWCTLPLPRSLSLTCASSLLSSSNGLLCFSLSPSSVSSLSIFNPLTRSSRSIKLPCYPFPFELLSLVTSPKGYKIFTLCSSSSAASSRSVCLYDSGDRSWRKFGGVDQVLPRGFNQDGVFYNGSLYFARSEPFLIVSVDLNDGKWTTATGDGVFPADDEITFARLVSDPEKKILYMVGGIGSNGICRSIKIWEFKEETESWIEVETLPDIVCRKFTSVCYHNYEHVYCLWHKEMICVCCYNWPEILFFHVGRRTWHWVPKCPSLPEKWSCGFRWFSFVPSLSASV; this comes from the coding sequence ATGTTCCGTCTCAGAGCTCACGGAAAGAAACCCAtaaccatcaccaccaccaccaccaccaccgcctccacTTTCCTCTACTGGTCACCAGAATCTTCCCCCACCGCTCTATCTTCTCCGACCAACTTGGATCCAAACATCTGGTCTAACTTACCAAACCACCTCCTCGAACACATCCTCTCTTTACTTCCTTTCAAAACTCTCCTCACTCTCCGATCAATCTCACGTCATCTCCGATCTCTAATCCTCTCTCCATCTTTCATCTCCGAccactctttctctcttccttcgtttcttctcctctctcatCCTCAATCTTTTAACTCCTTCCCTCTCTTTAACCCTAATCTCATCTCCTGGTGCACGTTACCTCTCCCTCGCTCCCTATCACTAACCTGcgcctcttctcttctctcttcctccaacggcctcctctgtttctcccTCTCaccttcctctgtttcttctctttcaatctTCAATCCCTTAACAAGATCTTCAAGATCTATCAAATTACCTTGTTACCCTTTTCCCTTTGAGCTTCTCTCTCTTGTGACATCCCCCAAAGGCTACAAAATCTTCACTCTTTGTTCATCGTCCTCCGCCGCTTCTTCAAGATCCGTTTGTCTCTACGATTCCGGTGACCGCTCATGGAGAAAATTCGGCGGCGTTGATCAAGTTTTACCTCGTGGGTTTAACCAAGATGGAGTCTTTTACAATGGGTCACTCTATTTCGCTAGATCCGAGCCTTTTCTAATCGTGAGCGTTGATCTCAACGACGGAAAGTGGACAACAGCCACCGGAGACGGTGTTTTTCCGGCGGATGATGAGATCACGTTTGCTAGATTAGTAAGTGatccagagaagaagatacttTACATGGTTGGAGGAATTGGGAGCAATGGGATTTGTAGGAGTATCAAGATTTGGgaatttaaagaagaaacagagagttGGATCGAAGTAGAAACATTACCGGACATTGTTTGTAGGAAGTTTACTTCGGTTTGTTACCATAACTACGAGCATGTGTACTGTCTGTGGCATAAGGAGATgatttgtgtgtgttgttACAATTGGCCTGagattctgttttttcatgTTGGAAGAAGGACATGGCATTGGGTTCCTAAATGTCCTTCGTTGCCGGAGAAATGGAGTTGTGGGTTTCGGTGGTTCTCTTTTGTCCCAAGCTTGTCTGCTTCTGTTTAG
- a CDS encoding uncharacterized protein (Expressed protein; Has 35333 Blast hits to 34131 proteins in 2444 species: Archae - 798; Bacteria - 22429; Metazoa - 974; Fungi - 991; Plants - 531; Viruses - 0; Other Eukaryotes - 9610 (source: NCBI BLink).) encodes MRRKFWWLFINYNIIHIKSLTRYQLEEEEEAALIFPKDPPWFKAWMVPVMMLFVFFVFSIVGICRRCRNCRRGENSPSIHPIN; translated from the coding sequence atgagaagaaaattttggtGGTTGTTTATAAACTATAATATAATACACATCAAATCTTTGACACGATAccaacttgaagaagaagaagaagctgcatTGATCTTCCCAAAAGATCCTCCATGGTTCAAGGCATGGATGGTTCCTGTGATGATGcttttcgttttctttgtattttctattGTAGGAATTTGTCGACGTTGTCGCAATTGTCGCCGTGGTGAAAATTCTCCCAGCATTCATCCTATTaactaa
- a CDS encoding QWRF motif protein, with protein MTAATISPSFNANVKQNKPPSFPSESSNRRPKTRDVASRYLGGTSSFFHQSSPKRCQSPIVTRPVTPSSVATNRPQSTPRRESLDRREVSKAERMLLTSGRSLFASFQADSFTPGTLERRKTTSSATISKSGGGKQEKLKLSDQWPRSLQPSCLSSRSVDFTDTRKKLIGSGNGVARALQDSMVSNRPVSRERITSVDLETESVSSGSSNGRGKMLPARGNVVKARVSQDRKPIVSKK; from the exons ATGACAGCTGCAACAATTTCACCTTCTTTCAACGCAAACGTTAAACAGAACAAACCACCGTCGTTTCCATCGGAATCATCAAATCGCCGCCCAAAAACACGAGATGTAGCATCACGATACCTTGGCGgtacttcttctttcttccacCAATCATCACCGAAGAGATGTCAATCTCCGATCGTTACTCGACCGGTGACTCCGTCGTCTGTTGCTACTAATCGGCCGCAATCAACACCACGTCGTGAGTCTTTAGATCGACGAGAAGTTTCTAAAGCGGAGAGGATGTTGTTGACTTCTGGGAGAAGCTTGTTCGCGTCGTTTCAGGCGGATTCGTTTACTCCAGGAACATTagagaggaggaagacgaCTTCTTCGGCAACAATATCTAAGAGTGGTGGAGGTAAACAAGAGAAATTGAAACTCTCTGATCAATGGCCTAGGTCTCTGCAACCTAGTTGTTTAAGTAGTAGAAGTGTAGATTTCACTGATACTAGGAAGAAATTGATCGGATCTGGCAATGGTGTAGCTAGAGCTCTGCAGGATTCCATGGTTAGTAATAGACCGGTTTCGCGTGAGCGGATAACGAGTGTTGATTTGGAGACAGAGAGTGTTTCTTCTGGAAGCTCTAATGGAAGAGGGAAAATGTTACCAGCTCGTGGCAATGTGGTTAAGGCGAGAGTTTCGCAGGATCG GAAGCCAATTGTTTCCAAAAAGTGA
- the QWRF9 gene encoding QWRF motif protein (DUF566) produces MNAALSSPRGTSIARGLSPSREVVPPRGVSPSDRMSPLRVRSSLSKNTPLIPHFAVDGKEKIRDNGVADAHLLRLLHSRLLQWQFANARANAVISSQKMREERRLYNAWRSISNLYNSVSMKRIEMQHLKQNLKLISILNMQMGHLEEWLVIDRNYMGSLVGAAEALKGSTLCLPVDCGAMVNVQSVKDAICSAVDVMQAMASSICLLLPKVGKISSLAAELGRVNAKDEGMLDVCRDLLNTISALQVTECSLRTQVTQLQ; encoded by the exons ATGAATGCAGCTTTGTCAAGTCCGAGAGGAACTAGCATTGCTAGAGGTTTAAGCCCTTCGAGAGAGGTTGTTCCTCCAAGAGGGGTTAGTCCTTCAGATAGAATGAGTCCACTAAGAGTGAGAAGCTCACTGAGTAAAAACACGCCTTTGATTCCGCATTTTGCTGTGGATGGTAAAGAGAAGATCAGAGATAATGGGGTTGCTGATGCTCACTTGTTAAGGCTATTACACAGTAGGTTGCTGCAATGGCAATTTGCTAATGCACGAGCAAATGCTGTTATCTCTTCACAAAAGATGAGAGAGGAG AGAAGACTGTACAATGCATGGAGAAGTATCTCTAATCTGTATAATTCTGTCAGCATGAAAAGAATTGAAATGCAGCACCTGAAGCAGAATTTGAAACTGATATCTATCCTCAATATGCAG ATGGGACATCTAGAAGAGTGGTTGGTTATTGATCGGAATTATATGGGTTCTTTGGTAGGAGCTGCTGAAGCTTTGAAAGGCAGCACCCTTTGTCTACCTGTTGATTGCGGGGCAATG GTAAATGTACAAAGTGTTAAGGATGCCATTTGTTCAGCAGTTGATGTTATGCAAGCAATGGCATCTTCCATATGCTTGTTGCTGCCAAAG GTTGGGAAAATAAGTAGCTTGGCAGCAGAACTTGGCCGTGTGAATGCCAAGGACGAAGGGATGCTCGACGTGTGCCGGGACCTTCTAAACACAATCTCAGCTCTGCAG GTAACAGAATGCAGTTTGAGGACACAGGTTACACAGCTACAATAG
- a CDS encoding Zinc finger, C3HC4 type (RING finger) family protein (Zinc finger, C3HC4 type (RING finger) family protein; FUNCTIONS IN: zinc ion binding; EXPRESSED IN: sperm cell; CONTAINS InterPro DOMAIN/s: Zinc finger, RING-type (InterPro:IPR001841), Zinc finger, C3HC4 RING-type (InterPro:IPR018957); BEST Arabidopsis thaliana protein match is: Zinc finger, C3HC4 type (RING finger) family protein (TAIR:AT3G28620.1); Has 1807 Blast hits to 1807 proteins in 277 species: Archae - 0; Bacteria - 0; Metazoa - 736; Fungi - 347; Plants - 385; Viruses - 0; Other Eukaryotes - 339 (source: NCBI BLink).), which yields METESFKLDVHVKALSQPPSLGFLSTVVISQYREVEEFLINNKDNCVTSLGSYPDDSSTCHDPLISLTLPSFKPNDVYQHLQTQLHDHDLSEQISCKIVEAQQRQTSQSVYLPQQPPLFIIVSVKLTHKVYVVVPPLATDLDQEMSQGEEEESKTCAICLEELSTSDDYCELPNCTHCFHEPCLTQWLIRGNNSCPLCRKPVDKQPQ from the coding sequence ATGGAAACTGAATCTTTCAAACTCGATGTTCATGTAAAAGCTTTGTCTCAACCTCCGTCGTTAGGGTTCTTAAGTACGGTAGTAATCAGTCAATACAGAGAAGTAGAGGAATTTCTCATTAACAACAAGGATAATTGTGTCACGAGTCTCGGATCTTACCCGGATGATTCTTCTACTTGTCACGACCCACTAATCTCTCTGACACTCCCAAGTTTCAAACCAAACGACGTCTATCAACATCTCCAGACCCAACTCCACGATCATGACTTGTCCGAGCAAATATCTTGTAAGATTGTCGAAGCCCAACAACGGCAAACAAGTCAAAGTGTTTACTTGCCACAACAACCACCTTTATTCATAATCGTCTCTGTCAAATTGACACACAAGGTTTACGTCGTTGTGCCTCCGTTGGCAACAGATTTGGACCAAGAGATGAgccaaggagaagaagaagaatcgaagACTTGTGCCATCTGTTTGGAGGAATTGTCGACATCCGATGATTACTGCGAGTTGCCTAACTGCACTCATTGTTTTCATGAACCATGTCTCACTCAGTGGTTGATCCGAGGTAATAACTCATGCCCTCTCTGTCGCAAACCTGTTGACAAACAACCACAGTGA
- the ZF3 gene encoding zinc-finger protein 3 (zinc-finger protein 3 (ZF3); CONTAINS InterPro DOMAIN/s: Zinc finger, C2H2-like (InterPro:IPR015880), Zinc finger, C2H2-type (InterPro:IPR007087); BEST Arabidopsis thaliana protein match is: salt tolerance zinc finger (TAIR:AT1G27730.1); Has 1807 Blast hits to 1807 proteins in 277 species: Archae - 0; Bacteria - 0; Metazoa - 736; Fungi - 347; Plants - 385; Viruses - 0; Other Eukaryotes - 339 (source: NCBI BLink).), which produces MALEALNSPRLVEDPLRFNGVEQWTKCKKRSKRSRSDLHHNHRLTEEEYLAFCLMLLARDGGDLDSVTVAEKPSYKCGVCYKTFSSYQALGGHKASHRSLYGGGENDKSTPSTAVKSHVCSVCGKSFATGQALGGHKRCHYDGGVSNSEGVGSTSHVSSSSHRGFDLNIIPVQGFSPDDEVMSPMATKKPRLK; this is translated from the coding sequence ATGGCGCTTGAAGCTCTTAATTCACCAAGATTGGTCGAGGATCCCTTAAGATTCAATGGCGTTGAGCAGTGGACCAAATGTAAGAAACGATCCAAACGTTCGAGATCTGATCTTCATCATAACCACCGTCTCACTGAGGAAGAGTATCTAGCTTTCTGTCTCATGCTTCTTGCTCGGGATGGCGGCGATCTTGACTCTGTGACGGTTGCGGAGAAGCCGAGTTATAAGTGTGGCGTTTGTTACAAGACGTTTTCGTCTTACCAAGCTCTCGGCGGTCATAAAGCGAGCCACCGGAGCTTATACGGTGGTGGAGAGAATGATAAATCGACACCATCCACCGCCGTGAAATCTCACGTTTGTTCGGTTTGCGGGAAATCTTTCGCCACCGGTCAAGCTCTCGGCGGCCACAAGCGGTGCCACTACGATGGTGGCGTTTCGAACTCGGAAGGTGTGGGGTCTACTAGCCACGTCAGCAGTAGTAGCCACCGTGGATTTGACCTTAATATTATACCGGTGCAGGGATTTTCGCCGGACGACGAAGTGATGAGTCCGATGGCGACTAAGAAGCCTCGCCTGAAGTAA
- a CDS encoding transmembrane protein, putative (Protein of unknown function, DUF599) (Protein of unknown function, DUF599; FUNCTIONS IN: molecular_function unknown; INVOLVED IN: biological_process unknown; LOCATED IN: endomembrane system; EXPRESSED IN: 10 plant structures; EXPRESSED DURING: LP.04 four leaves visible, 4 anthesis, petal differentiation and expansion stage; CONTAINS InterPro DOMAIN/s: Protein of unknown function DUF599 (InterPro:IPR006747); BEST Arabidopsis thaliana protein match is: Protein of unknown function, DUF599 (TAIR:AT4G31330.1); Has 1807 Blast hits to 1807 proteins in 277 species: Archae - 0; Bacteria - 0; Metazoa - 736; Fungi - 347; Plants - 385; Viruses - 0; Other Eukaryotes - 339 (source: NCBI BLink).): MRMKIDTDSIVVPLSLLIAVGYHVFLWNTFKHNPSRTSLGIDSSKRKSWFRDIKEGDDKTGMLAVQSLRNKKMVTILTATIAILIFLSLAAVTNNAFKASHLITAADDIFFGSQNAKIFVLKYASASLLLAASFFFSSIALSYLMDAIFLINAIAKKHEGDCDCAYDITGTSSFREYTRLVLERGFFMAMVGNRVMCVSIPLLLWMFGPLPVLASSLGLVWVLYQFDFPSTAKISVCKT, encoded by the exons atGAGAATGAAGATCGACACAGACAGCATTGTAGTGCCATTGAGTTTGTTGATAGCTGTGGGATACCATGTCTTTCTATGGAACACCTTCAAGCACAATCCTTCTCGTACTTCACTTGGCATTGATTCCTCAAAACGCAAATCTTGGTTCCGTGACATCAAagag GGTGACGATAAGACTGGGATGTTGGCCGTACAAAGCTTgaggaacaaaaaaatggtgaCAATTCTAACCGCTACAATCGCCATCCTTATCTTCCTTTCTCTAGCTGCGGTAACTAACAACGCATTTAAAGCCAGTCATCTCATCACTGCCGCTGATGACATCTTCTTTGGCTCACAAAATGCTAAAATCTTTGTCCTAAAATATGCCTCAGCCTCGTTACTTCTTGCagcaagcttcttctttagctcAATTGCCTTGAGTTATTTAATGGATGCAATTTTCCTTATCAACGCAATAGCTAAAAAGCATGAAGGAGACTGTGACTGCGCTTATGATATCACGGGGACAAGTTCGTTTAGGGAGTATACAAGATTGGTGTTGGAGAGAGGGTTTTTTATGGCTATGGTTGGGAACAGAGTTATGTGTGTTTCTATACCGTTGTTGCTTTGGATGTTTGGACCGTTACCGGTGCTCGCATCTTCATTAGGCCTTGTTTGGGTGTTGTATCAGTTTGATTTTCCGTCAACCGCTAAAATTTCTGTTTGTAAaacatag
- a CDS encoding Excinuclease ABC, C subunit, N-terminal (Excinuclease ABC, C subunit, N-terminal; FUNCTIONS IN: nuclease activity; INVOLVED IN: DNA repair; LOCATED IN: intracellular; CONTAINS InterPro DOMAIN/s: Excinuclease ABC, C subunit, N-terminal (InterPro:IPR000305); BEST Arabidopsis thaliana protein match is: Excinuclease ABC, C subunit, N-terminal (TAIR:AT2G30350.2); Has 1807 Blast hits to 1807 proteins in 277 species: Archae - 0; Bacteria - 0; Metazoa - 736; Fungi - 347; Plants - 385; Viruses - 0; Other Eukaryotes - 339 (source: NCBI BLink).), translating into MTRLLSRTFPSVKLRDSNPKAPEFKNLKNSQTQVPIPSSSSPQENSKIPKSKSWSVYLILSTTEPIKTYVGITTDFSRRLKQHNGEIRGGAKASSAGRPWLCACIITGFTCLSQASSFESKWKIFTRKLPRRKKDEDMSQSDALLQHRRRALNKVEESLDCSYLETDWKI; encoded by the exons ATGACGAGGTTGCTCTCTAGGACGTTCCCGTCCGTGAAGCTTCGCGATTCCAATCCTAAAGCTCCCgaattcaaaaatttgaaaaattcacAAACCCAAGTTCCGATtccatcgtcttcttctccgcaAGAGAACTCAAAGATTCCCAAATCCAAATCCTGGTCTGTTTATCTCATTCTCTCCACGACCGAACCCATCAAAACATATGTCGGAATCACCACCGATTTTTCTCGCCG ATTAAAGCAGCACAATGGTGAAATCAGAGGTGGTGCAAAAGCTTCAAGTGCAGGAAGACCATGGCTTTGTGCTTGCATTATCACTGGATTCACTTGTTTAAGTCAAG CTTCTTCGTTTGAATCAAAATGGAAGATCTTTACAAGAAAGTTACCGCGGAGAAAGAAAGACGAAGACATGAGTCAGAGTGATGCTTTGCTACAACACCGTAGGAGAGCTTTAAACAAAGTCGAGGAATCATTAGACTGTAGTTATCTTGAAACTGACTGGAAAATCTAA
- a CDS encoding uncharacterized protein (unknown protein; LOCATED IN: endomembrane system; Has 30201 Blast hits to 17322 proteins in 780 species: Archae - 12; Bacteria - 1396; Metazoa - 17338; Fungi - 3422; Plants - 5037; Viruses - 0; Other Eukaryotes - 2996 (source: NCBI BLink).): MILYYMYCCGILVKEYVWKHIAEPSKMEKWCRTTSDDSKGYMNVLNITKIGYCR; encoded by the coding sequence ATGATTTTGTATTATATGTATTGTTGTGGCATTCTGGTTAAGGAATATGTTTGGAAACACATAGCCGAGCCctcaaaaatggaaaagtGGTGTCGAACTACGAGTGATGATTCTAAAGGGTACATGAACGTGCTTAACATAACCAAAATTGGCTACTGCAGATGA
- a CDS encoding basic helix-loop-helix (bHLH) DNA-binding superfamily protein (basic helix-loop-helix (bHLH) DNA-binding superfamily protein; FUNCTIONS IN: DNA binding, sequence-specific DNA binding transcription factor activity; INVOLVED IN: regulation of transcription; LOCATED IN: nucleus; CONTAINS InterPro DOMAIN/s: Helix-loop-helix DNA-binding domain (InterPro:IPR001092), Helix-loop-helix DNA-binding (InterPro:IPR011598); BEST Arabidopsis thaliana protein match is: root hair defective 6-like 4 (TAIR:AT1G27740.1); Has 30201 Blast hits to 17322 proteins in 780 species: Archae - 12; Bacteria - 1396; Metazoa - 17338; Fungi - 3422; Plants - 5037; Viruses - 0; Other Eukaryotes - 2996 (source: NCBI BLink).), whose protein sequence is MENEAFVDGELESLLGMFNFDQCSSNESSFCNAPNETDVFSSDDFFPFGTILQSNYAAVLDGSNHQTNRNVDSRQDLLKPRKKQKLSSESNLVTEPKTAWRDGQSLSSYNSSDDEKALGLVSNTSKSLKRKAKANRGIASDPQSLYARKRRERINDRLKTLQSLVPNGTKVDISTMLEDAVHYVKFLQLQIKLLSSEDLWMYAPLAHNGLNMGLHHNLLSRLI, encoded by the exons atggagaatGAAGCTTTTGTAGATGGTGAATTGGAGTCTCTTTTGGGGATGTTCAACTTTGATCAATGTTCATCTAACGAATCGAGCTTTTGCAATGCTCCAAATGAGACTGATGTTTTCTCTTCTGATGATTTCTTCCCATTTGGTACAATTCTGCAAAGTAACTATGCGGCCGTTCTTGATGGTTCCAACCACCAAACGAACCGAAATGTCGACTCAAGACAA GATCTGTTGAAACcaaggaagaagcaaaagtTAAGCTCGGAAAGCAATTTGGTTACCGAGCCTAAGACTGCTTGGAGAGATGGTCAAAGCCTAAGCAGTTATAATAGTTCAGATGATGAAAAGGCTTTAGGTTTAGTGTCTAATACATCAAAAAGCCTAAAACGCAAAGCGAAAGCCAACAGAGGGATAGCTTCCGATCCTCAGAGCCTATACGCTAGG AAACGAAGAGAAAGGATAAACGATAGGCTAAAGACATTGCAGAGCCTAGTTCCTAATGGGACAAAGGTCGATATAAGCACAATGCTGGAAGATGCTGTCCATTACGTGAAGTTCCTGCAGCTTCAAATCAAG CTCTTGAGTTCAGAAGATCTATGGATGTATGCACCTCTTGCTCACAATGGTCTGAATATGGGACTACATCACAATCTTTTGTCTCGGCTTATTTAA